In Apium graveolens cultivar Ventura chromosome 10, ASM990537v1, whole genome shotgun sequence, the following are encoded in one genomic region:
- the LOC141691073 gene encoding putative mitochondrial protein AtMg00860 — protein sequence MNWERPKTPTEVRSFMGLAGYYRRFVKDFSKIVVPLTKLTRKNEKFEWTEKCDSSFQELKKRLVTAPVLALLDDKGDFLIYSDASYKGLGCVLMQHRKVIAYASR from the coding sequence atgaattgggagagaccgaagaCGCCAACCGAAGTGAGAAGTTTTATGGGACTGGCAGgatactacagaagatttgtaaaggatttttcAAAGATTGTCGTACCACTGACCAaattgacaaggaagaatgagaagtttgaatggacggagaagtGTGATagtagttttcaagaattaaagaaaagattGGTAACTGCTCCGGTTTTAGCATTACTAGATGACAAGGGAGATTTTTTGATATACAGCGATGCCTcttataaaggacttggatgcgtatTGATGCAACACAGGAAGGTGATAGCGTATGCTTCAAGATAA